The Aeromicrobium sp. Leaf245 genome includes a region encoding these proteins:
- a CDS encoding sulfate ABC transporter permease translates to MADARLTRHPKGPVTYLLRVVAVVYLGLLVVWPVALVVTNTFENGLDSLRSLFEDPDMVAALQLTAVAALCATAINLVFGVGISLLLVRSEFPGKRLLSAALDLPLSVSPIVVGLALVLVYGGRGGWFGPSLESWGIQIIFSTPGIVMATAFVALPLVIREVVPVLREIGTEQEQAARSLGANGWQTFWRITLPGIRWAVVYGVVLTLARSLGEFGAVKVVSGNILGETRTATLAVEEKYLNFDAEGAYAIAFLLASVSVVCIVVVQILRSRAERH, encoded by the coding sequence GTGGCTGACGCACGCCTCACCCGGCACCCGAAGGGGCCGGTCACCTACCTGCTGCGCGTCGTCGCCGTCGTGTACCTCGGCCTCCTCGTGGTGTGGCCCGTCGCGCTCGTGGTGACGAACACCTTCGAGAACGGGCTGGACTCGCTGCGCAGCCTGTTCGAGGACCCCGACATGGTGGCCGCCCTGCAGCTCACCGCCGTCGCGGCGCTCTGCGCCACCGCGATCAACCTCGTGTTCGGCGTCGGCATCTCCCTGCTGCTCGTGCGCTCGGAGTTCCCGGGCAAGCGGCTGCTGAGCGCCGCGCTCGACCTGCCGCTCTCGGTCTCGCCGATCGTCGTCGGCCTCGCGCTCGTGCTCGTCTACGGCGGGCGCGGGGGGTGGTTCGGACCGTCGCTCGAGAGCTGGGGAATCCAGATCATCTTCTCGACGCCCGGCATCGTCATGGCCACCGCGTTCGTCGCGCTGCCGCTCGTGATCCGCGAGGTCGTGCCGGTGCTCCGCGAGATCGGCACGGAGCAGGAGCAGGCCGCCCGCAGCCTCGGGGCGAACGGCTGGCAGACGTTCTGGCGGATCACCCTGCCGGGCATCCGTTGGGCGGTCGTCTACGGCGTCGTCCTCACGCTCGCCCGCTCGCTCGGCGAGTTCGGGGCCGTCAAGGTCGTCTCCGGCAACATCCTCGGCGAGACGCGCACGGCGACGCTCGCGGTCGAGGAGAAGTACCTCAACTTCGACGCCGAGGGCGCCTACGCGATCGCGTTCCTGCTCGCCAGCGTGTCCGTCGTGTGCATCGTCGTCGTCCAGATCCTGCGCTCGCGTGCCGAGCGCCACTAG
- a CDS encoding TetR/AcrR family transcriptional regulator has translation MPLRTSTETRLLDAADELFFRHGVAATPIDAVIERAGVSAATLYRGFASKEALLAAALERRHRAWLETWDDAIAAQETPEGRLLAVFDALDAFRAGSLGSRWCAFLGSAAEHADPPPELAEALRRESDDLRGRLVELARDVDPRRGDQLGEQLLLVVTGDLAMRLRSPGWTTDVARTTATTLVRS, from the coding sequence ATGCCCCTGCGCACCTCCACGGAGACCCGGCTGCTCGACGCCGCCGACGAGCTGTTCTTCCGGCACGGCGTCGCAGCCACCCCGATCGATGCCGTCATCGAGCGCGCCGGCGTCTCGGCCGCCACCCTCTACCGGGGCTTCGCCAGCAAGGAGGCGCTGCTCGCCGCGGCGCTCGAGCGTCGGCACCGCGCCTGGCTGGAGACGTGGGACGACGCGATCGCGGCGCAGGAGACACCCGAGGGCAGGCTCCTGGCCGTGTTCGACGCGCTCGACGCCTTCCGGGCCGGCTCCCTCGGCTCGCGCTGGTGCGCCTTCCTCGGCTCGGCCGCCGAGCACGCCGACCCGCCCCCGGAGCTCGCGGAGGCACTGCGCCGCGAGTCCGACGACCTGCGCGGCCGCCTCGTCGAGCTGGCGCGCGACGTCGATCCCCGGCGCGGCGACCAGCTGGGCGAGCAGCTGCTGCTGGTCGTGACCGGAGACCTCGCGATGCGGCTCCGGTCACCCGGGTGGACCACGGACGTGGCTCGCACCACCGCCACGACGCTGGTCCGGAGCTAG
- a CDS encoding sulfate/molybdate ABC transporter ATP-binding protein: protein MSIDVAGVSKRFGDFVALDDVDLAIPTGQLTALLGPSGGGKTTLLRIIAGLESADTGSVEIEGVNATALPVQKRNVGFVFQHYAAFKHLSVRRNVAFGLEIRKRPKDEIEAKVDELLQLVHLEQFADRRPAQLSGGQRQRMALARALAIQPSVLLLDEPFGALDAKVRKELRDWLRRLHDEMHVTTVFVTHDQEEALEVADSIVVINEGRIEQIGTPDDLYDKPASDFVLSFLGPVTTLGDHLVRPHDIEISRYEQAATAVGTITRWTRIGFEVRLEVTPEDARHPAPILVTLTRSDANALGLHQGDRVWLRPRPGSS, encoded by the coding sequence ATGAGCATCGACGTCGCAGGCGTCAGCAAGAGGTTCGGCGACTTCGTCGCGCTCGACGACGTCGACCTCGCCATCCCCACGGGACAGCTGACCGCGCTGCTCGGTCCGAGCGGCGGGGGCAAGACCACGCTGCTGCGCATCATCGCCGGCCTGGAGTCGGCCGACACCGGGTCGGTCGAGATCGAGGGCGTGAACGCCACGGCGCTGCCGGTGCAGAAGCGCAACGTCGGCTTCGTGTTCCAGCACTACGCGGCCTTCAAGCACCTCAGCGTCCGTCGCAACGTGGCGTTCGGCCTCGAGATCCGCAAGCGGCCGAAGGACGAGATCGAGGCGAAGGTCGACGAGCTGCTGCAGCTCGTGCACCTGGAGCAGTTCGCCGACCGACGCCCGGCCCAGCTGTCGGGAGGCCAGCGCCAGCGCATGGCGCTGGCCCGCGCCCTGGCCATCCAGCCGTCGGTGCTGCTGCTCGACGAGCCGTTCGGCGCGCTCGACGCCAAGGTGCGCAAGGAGCTGCGCGACTGGCTCCGACGTCTGCACGACGAGATGCACGTGACCACGGTCTTCGTGACCCACGACCAGGAGGAGGCGCTCGAGGTCGCCGACTCCATCGTCGTCATCAACGAGGGTCGCATCGAGCAGATCGGCACGCCCGACGACCTCTACGACAAGCCCGCCAGTGACTTCGTGCTGTCGTTCCTCGGTCCGGTCACCACCCTGGGCGACCACCTCGTGCGTCCGCACGACATCGAGATCTCGCGGTACGAGCAGGCCGCGACCGCGGTGGGCACGATCACCCGGTGGACGCGCATCGGCTTCGAGGTGCGCCTCGAGGTCACGCCGGAGGACGCGCGCCACCCAGCGCCGATCCTGGTCACCCTCACCCGGTCCGACGCGAACGCCCTGGGTCTGCACCAGGGCGACCGCGTGTGGCTGCGCCCCCGGCCCGGTTCCTCCTAG
- a CDS encoding MFS transporter produces MAATYGLVRLASGLYLPDVQADLGLGVATAGLVSSGASVVYCLGALAGLLLAARHARALVVGAAATAGGGAFGMALAPDVPTFALLAVVASAGAGLTSPAMVALLQQDPSTRERPAAQAAVNSGTGPGLVAAGALALLLLPDWRAAWAWSGLFTVLVAGLVLASSRNGVGSTGGSARGVLPATWWVAHARVVAAALLLGAGSAAVWSYGRAMLVDAGTGRTASVVAWIAVGVGGTLVAASSRRMERIGPRASWVLTAGVVALATATLALLPAVTPVALAACAAFGWGFVAASGALIVWTIEIDEARGASGTALLFVVLVLGQAVGSSVIGVLVPAAGYPAAFLAAAGVSAVGGLVAVHVRRSRRGQRSRTVASAR; encoded by the coding sequence GTGGCGGCCACCTACGGTCTGGTCCGCCTGGCGTCGGGGCTGTACCTGCCCGACGTGCAGGCCGACCTCGGCCTCGGGGTCGCCACCGCCGGTCTCGTCTCCAGCGGGGCCTCGGTCGTCTACTGCCTCGGGGCGCTCGCCGGGCTGCTCCTCGCCGCGAGGCACGCTCGAGCGCTCGTCGTCGGGGCTGCGGCCACGGCCGGCGGCGGCGCGTTCGGCATGGCACTGGCGCCCGACGTGCCGACGTTCGCGCTCCTCGCCGTCGTGGCGTCGGCGGGTGCGGGGCTCACCTCGCCGGCCATGGTCGCCCTCCTCCAGCAGGACCCGTCCACGCGCGAGCGTCCTGCCGCCCAGGCCGCGGTGAACTCCGGCACGGGCCCCGGACTCGTCGCGGCCGGGGCGCTGGCCCTGCTGCTCCTGCCGGACTGGCGTGCCGCATGGGCGTGGTCCGGACTGTTCACGGTGCTCGTGGCCGGCCTCGTGCTGGCCTCGTCCAGGAACGGCGTCGGGTCCACAGGGGGCTCGGCGCGCGGTGTGCTGCCGGCGACGTGGTGGGTCGCCCACGCCCGGGTCGTCGCGGCGGCCCTGCTGCTGGGAGCCGGCTCGGCGGCCGTCTGGAGCTACGGGCGGGCCATGCTCGTCGATGCGGGGACGGGTCGGACGGCGTCCGTGGTCGCCTGGATCGCCGTGGGTGTCGGGGGGACGCTCGTGGCGGCCTCGAGCCGGAGGATGGAGCGGATCGGACCGCGGGCGTCGTGGGTCCTCACGGCGGGAGTCGTCGCGCTCGCCACGGCCACGCTCGCACTGCTGCCCGCCGTCACGCCGGTCGCGCTGGCGGCCTGTGCCGCCTTCGGGTGGGGCTTCGTCGCCGCGTCGGGAGCGCTCATCGTCTGGACGATCGAGATCGACGAGGCCCGCGGAGCGTCGGGGACGGCCCTGCTGTTCGTGGTGCTCGTCCTGGGGCAGGCCGTCGGCTCCTCGGTGATCGGGGTGCTCGTCCCGGCCGCCGGGTACCCCGCCGCGTTCCTCGCCGCCGCGGGGGTCAGCGCGGTGGGCGGCCTGGTGGCGGTCCACGTCCGTCGGTCCCGGCGCGGACAGCGGTCCAGGACCGTAGCCTCGGCCCGCTAG